In the Topomyia yanbarensis strain Yona2022 chromosome 3, ASM3024719v1, whole genome shotgun sequence genome, one interval contains:
- the LOC131687448 gene encoding protein Son-like, with amino-acid sequence MCIALKMSDAEDTKEEKPMATEMFPLNIKIKQEKTTSYEDSNRSETVDKLSIDLNLSNFFSSRTTTTSGSVPEDETAKETKSVEPLKSSNEILTELFKVFNAAPPEIIDDDSNDGEEEKKKKRKHKKKSKKKKKDGGNVSSSVSEAEEGEITKKMKKIKKEKDKEKKKHKEKVKVKKEKDQNKKKESHEKIDEVMAKAEMSSVVVKKEKDDWYSRELKDYRDAREHNHHHHHHHQQSSREEHHQPRIKLEREDHSYREYDKVRARERDGEKERERDNPKSRNKIQIKSLKDSVIFKEAATRDRDREKEKERDRDKDRRKDHLGSKELKRRRSDSDFSMSDEEPYRQGRYYDFYSKKYNSFYASYKEDEYNRNRKRRRSEERERYRKTKSRSRSPQFDKQKLLEIARKNAISMLKKGTLPGVQGLDKESKEMLIMKMKSSGKSVEELTEYCKKISEKDNLNELSSLSEDSDHDADGGSKAFHHPFQIKDPGTIVMNIKNAVPLAPKSAEQTKALLMQFPVSSGAQHRKMENEWVPVETPKPPTQVAIVRPEKSHTKILLVSASFVQSVEQQQPAYTPVNPPPPGPQALPPIVPPQPELPVTAPLPVPPPMDFSCLPGSAALPAMHEPPPMEVYPINAEANKLDVSSIISQRLNAMRKLQDNPADAEAIKLLYNTQKDMSAWASSKFTPGQFMGSTGVQCLSQKELAEGFQPWATRDSLKHTAPVSGGMGMHLLQKMGWVPGEGLGKEKNGSLEPLLLDVKLDKRGLVASAEDHQRQVQIQIAQQHSGRRARFASVKINTDGKHPVSILGEYCSKRKWLPPRYDLVHESGPGHAKNFVFKVIVNGLEYQPAIANNTKKEAKATAAKFCLQQLGILQS; translated from the exons ATGTGCATTGCTTTGAAAATGAGCGACGCCGAAGACACCAAAGAGGAGAAACCGATGGCGACGGAGATGTTCCCGTTGAACATCAAAATTAAACAGGAAAAAACAACTAGCTACGAAGACTCGAACAGATCGGAAACGGTGGATAAATTGTCGATTGATTTGAATTTGTCGAATTTCTTCTCATCTCGAACGACAACTACAAGCGGTTCTGTTCCTGAAGATGAAACAGCGAAGGAAACAAAATCGGTGGAGCCGCTCAAGTCATCCAATGAAATATTAACCGAACTGTTCAAGGTATTTAATGCAGCTCCACCGGAAATTATCGATGATGATTCAAATGATGGCGAggaagagaagaagaaaaagcgGAAGCAcaagaaaaaatccaaaaagaagaaaaaggatGGCGGAAACGTTTCTTCGTCTGTATCCGAAGCAGAGGAAGGGGAAATCACGAAAAAGATGAAGAAAATTAAAAAGGAGAAAGATAAAGAGAAGAAAAAGCACAAGGAAAAGGTTAAAGTGAAAAAGGAAAAGGATCAgaataaaaagaaagaaagccACGAGAAGATAGATGAAGTTATGGCCAAAGCGGAAATGTCCTCGGTGGTAGTAAAGAAAGAAAAAGATGATTGGTATTCGCGGGAATTAAAAGATTATCGAGATGCGAGGGAGcataatcatcatcatcatcaccatcaccAACAGAG CTCGCGTGAAGAGCATCATCAGCCGCGTATAAAATTAGAAAGAGAAGACCATTCTTATCGGGAATATGATAAGGTCCGGGCACGAGAACGCGACGgtgagaaagagagagaaagagataaTCCGAAATCTAGgaataaaattcaaatcaaaaGTCTGAAAGACAGCGTTATTTTCAAAGAAGCTGCTACGAGGGATAGAGACCGGGAGAAGGAGAAAGAGCGAGACAGAGACAAAGATCGTCGCAAAGATCATTTGGGTTCGAAAGAGTTAAAACGACGGAGATCCGACTCAGATTTTTCCATGTCCGATGAAGAGCCTTACCGGCAAGGCCGGTATTACGACTTTTACTCGAAGAAATACAACTCGTTCTATGCTAGTTACAAGGAAGACGAATACAATCGAAATCGCAAGCGTAGGCGAAGTGAGGAGAGGGAAAGATATCGGAAAACTAAGTCAAGATCCCGTTCCCCCCAGTTTGACAAGCagaaattgcttgaaattgctCGAAAGAATGCAATTTCCATGTTGAAGAAGGGAACTCTTCCAGGGGTACAAGGTTTAGATAAAGAGTCGAAGGAAATGTTGATCATGAAAATGAAGAGTAGTGGAAAATCGGTGGAAGAACTGACTGAATACTGTAAGAAGATATCAGAGAAGGATAATTTGAACGAATTATCGAGTCTTTCAGAAGACAGCGATCACGATGCGGACGGAGGCTCAAAGGCTTTTCATCATCCGTTCCAAATTAAGGATCCGGGTACGATTGTAATGAATATAAAGAATGCAGTTCCTCTGGCGCCAAAATCTGCTGAGCAAACTAAAGCTCTTCTGATGCAGTTTCCCGTTTCTTCTGGTGCACAGCAcagaaaaatggaaaatgagTGGGTTCCTGTTGAAACTCCGAAACCACCAACACAAGTAGCTATAGTTCGCCCAGAGAAGTCGCACACAAAGATTCTCCTCGTATCGGCAAGTTTCGTTCAATCGGTCGAGCAACAACAACCTGCTTACACTCCAGTCAATCCCCCTCCTCCTGGACCACAGGCACTTCCACCGATAGTACCCCCACAACCTGAGTTACCAGTCACTGCTCCATTACCTGTACCACCTCCGATGGATTTCTCATGCCTTCCCGGTTCTGCTGCCCTACCTGCTATGCACGAGCCTCCACCGATGGAAGTTTACCCTATAAACGCCGAAGCCAATAAACTAGACGTATCGTCTATCATTTCCCAGCGACTCAATGCAATGCGCAAACTGCAAGACAATCCGGCTGATGCGGAGGCAATAAAGCTGTTGTACAACACACAGAAAGACATGTCCGCATGGGCTTCATCTAAATTTACGCCAGGCCAGTTTATGGGATCAACTGGTGTTCAGTGTCTTAGTCAAAAGGAGTTGGCTGAAGGCTTCCAACCGTGGGCCACTCGAGATTCTCTGAAGCACACAGCTCCAGTTTCCGGCGGTATGGGCATGCATTTGCTGCAGAAGATGGGTTGGGTACCAGGCGAAGGGCTGGGTAAGGAGAAAAATGGTTCCCTGGAGCCTCTACTACTAGACGTTAAACTGGATAAGCGTGGTCTGGTGGCCAGCGCAGAGGATCACCAGAGGCAAGTACAGATTCAAATCGCGCAGCAACACAGTGGTCGGCGGGCAAGGTTTGCAAGTGTGAAGATCAACACCGATGGCAAACATCCAGTTTCGATACTGGGTGAGTATTGCAGTAAGCGCAAGTGGTTGCCACCAAGGTACGATCTAGTGCACGAAAGTGGTCCCGGTCATGCGAAAAACTTTGTATTCAAAGTGATCGTGAACGGATTGGAATATCAACCGGCAATAGCTAACAATACGAAGAAGGAAGCGAAGGCAACTGCGGCAAAGTTCTGTCTACAACAGCTGGGGATTTTGCAGTCTTAG
- the LOC131687181 gene encoding E3 SUMO-protein ligase ZBED1-like, which translates to MAPRSDVWKHFIKNLSTNYSQCKHCGSMVKTSGNTQNLWKHLDRHHPLISVTLQKLPPKTTPKNAAADVEENSALGDEKTGIVELPNSKPSQVARAITISESFTRVSSFGGKSRFNCFYFSLVNFKIIIQANGSSTIQLHEALMYMVAKDNLPLRTVERSGFLRFCKSAVPLYKLPSRRTLTRMLNNKFEVQKDAVREHLSAVDNYSLTADVWTDSCNNVSFLGMTVHYLNGNVMQSIALVARPLEGSHTKEHLAAEIHSLCTEWWIDVLKISVFVTDGGANIVAAAKAVVGEKRHFVCVDHTLSRMTTVAIENSPLFDELLKRIRGIVTYFKRSVNAADALRSIQRKNGKSEGEILKLKKDEPTRWGSNFQMLERFILLAEDVGVVLLRHDNVRMLSGSELSSVKEGCDLLHPIAHAITELEAEKTSIAGKVIPILNMMRKVIDCKNPTTDAAIQLKKNIVAQFDKRFEFIELVDNLAIATLLDPRFKAMYFKPLSHSRVLKVVSDKVDTFSKNSERPAAVVPQNGTSHNSQNVLWDLHEKLVILITI; encoded by the exons CGTAGCGACGTTTGGAAgcattttataaaaaatcttTCGACAAATTATTCTCAATGTAAGCACTGCGGAAGCATGGTGAAAACATCAGGGAATACCCAGAATTTGTGGAAACATTTGGACAGGCATCATCCACTTATCAGTGTTACTCTGCAAAAACTTCCACCTAAAACTACACCTAAAAATGCAGCAGCCGATGTGGAGGAGAATTCAGCTTTAGGCGACGAGAAG ACTGGTATCGTAGAGCTACCCAACAGCAAACCTTCGCAAGTGGCGCGCGCGATTACCATCAGTGAATCGTTTACTAGAGTATCTTCATTTGGAGGTAAATCCCGTTTCAATTGCTTCTATTTTTCTCtagtcaattttaaaataatcattCAAGCAAACGGTTCTTCAACTATACAACTGCACGAAGCGTTGATGTATATGGTGGCCAAGGATAACCTCCCACTGCGGACGGTCGAACGAAGTGGATTTCTACGGTTCTGTAAATCAGCAGTTCCATTGTATAAGTTACCAAGCCGTCGAACTCTAACTAGAATGCTCAACAACAAATTCGAAGTTCAAAAAGATGCTGTAAGGGAACATCTAAGCGCAGTAGACAATTACAGTTTAACTGCCGATGTCTGGACGGACTCATGCAATAATGTTAGCTTTCTTGGCATGACAGTGCATTATTTGAACGGGAACGTCATGCAGTCAATTGCACTTGTTGCTCGGCCACTAGAAGGATCACACACAAAAGAGCATCTTGCTGCAGAAATCCATTCGTTGTGTACAGAATGGTGGATTGATGTTTTGAAG ATAAGCGTGTTTGTAACTGATGGAGGTGCAAATATTGTTGCAGCAGCAAAAGCCGTTGTTGGAGAAAAACGACATTTTGTCTGTGTCGATCACACTCTCAGTCGAATGACTACAGTGGCAATTGAGAATTCTCCACTTTTCGACGAGCTGCTCAAAAGGATTCGCGGCATAGTGACGTACTTCAAACGCTCAGTGAATGCAGCAGATGCGCTCCGATCAATCCAGAGGAAAAATGGCAAATCCGAAGGCGAGATACTGAAATTGAAAAAAGATGAACCCACCAGATGGGGAAGTAACTTTCAAATGTTGGAAAGATTTATCCTGCTTGCCGAGGATGTAGGTGTAGTGCTTTTACGTCACGATAATGTTCGCATGCTCTCAGGATCCGAGCTTTCTTCAGTCAAGGAAGGATGTGATCTTCTCCATCCAATAGCACATGCCATAACAGAGCTCGAGGCGGAGAAAACTTCTATCGCAGGAAAAGTAATCCCGATACTAAACATGATGAGAAAG GTAATAGACTGTAAGAACCCGACCACGGACGCAGCTATTCAACTAAAAAAGAACATCGTGGCTCAGTTCGATAAAAGATTTGAGTTCATCGAATTAGTCGATAATCTTGCAATAGCAACGTTATTAGATCCGCGCTTCAAGGCTATGTATTTCAAGCCGCTGTCTCATTCGAGGGTACTGAAAGTTGTATCCGACAAAGTAGATACTTTTTCGAAAAATTCGGAACGGCCAGCAGCTGTGGTTCCGCAGAATGGTACATCACACAACAGTCAGAACGTTTTATGGGATCTTCACGAAAAACTAGTAATTCTAATAACGATTTAA